One genomic segment of Caldimonas brevitalea includes these proteins:
- a CDS encoding general secretion pathway protein GspB, giving the protein MSYILDALRRADSERERGAVPSLHTMPAPAVVDDGDGDDDDTPRAKPWVWIAAGVSLGLLVPLAWQMFGRDDPPPSVALAPAPAAALPAAPPPALPPETAMTPAEPPSPPPLVDPAPARPATAPMHPAERHAAALEPPRAATKKGAPAETAAPAGENRTARPTPPPAKPASEGRIYAEHELPAEIRRDLPKVAVGGSIHSDNAADRILIINGGLYHEGDRLEPELTLDKIELKRAVLKFRGYRYAISY; this is encoded by the coding sequence ATGTCCTACATCCTCGACGCCCTGAGACGGGCCGACTCCGAGCGCGAACGCGGCGCGGTGCCCAGCCTCCACACGATGCCGGCACCGGCCGTCGTCGACGACGGCGACGGCGACGACGACGACACGCCGCGCGCCAAGCCCTGGGTCTGGATCGCAGCCGGCGTCTCGCTGGGCTTGCTCGTGCCGCTCGCATGGCAGATGTTCGGGCGCGACGACCCGCCCCCGAGCGTGGCCCTTGCCCCGGCGCCGGCGGCCGCCCTGCCCGCGGCACCGCCACCGGCCCTGCCGCCCGAGACCGCGATGACACCGGCCGAGCCCCCCTCACCGCCGCCGCTCGTCGACCCGGCGCCCGCGCGCCCTGCGACGGCGCCGATGCACCCGGCCGAACGCCACGCCGCCGCGCTGGAACCCCCGCGTGCTGCGACCAAAAAAGGCGCGCCGGCCGAGACCGCCGCCCCAGCCGGCGAGAACCGCACGGCGCGCCCGACGCCGCCGCCGGCCAAGCCCGCGTCCGAAGGTCGCATCTATGCCGAGCACGAGTTGCCGGCCGAGATCCGGCGCGACCTGCCGAAGGTGGCGGTGGGCGGCTCGATCCACTCCGACAACGCCGCCGACCGCATCCTGATCATCAACGGCGGGCTCTACCACGAGGGCGACCGGCTCGAACCGGAGCTGACACTCGACAAGATCGAGCTGAAGCGGGCCGTGCTGAAGTTCCGCGGCTACCGCTACGCGATCAGCTACTGA
- a CDS encoding branched-chain amino acid ABC transporter permease, protein MVPLLLVLGLMLAALPLVGSGSTWLTLTVAGLAMGMIVFIIASGLTLVFGLMDVLNFGHGVFIALGAFVATSVLGGMADWTGSASLVQNLVAVFAAMLVAMAVAGALGYAFERVAVRPVYGHHLKQILITMGGMIIGEEIIKVVWGPEQVALPLPQALRGALLLGDAAIEKYRVMAVAIGLVVLGAMLFLLNRTKIGLLIRAGVQDREMVESLGYRIRQLFVGVFVVGSGLAGLGGVLWGLYQQMVVPQMGVQINNLLFIVIIIGGLGSTLGCFVGALLVGLMANYAGFLAPKVALFSNIGLMVLILLWRPRGLYPVTGR, encoded by the coding sequence CGGGTTGGCGATGGGCATGATTGTTTTCATCATCGCCTCAGGCCTGACGCTGGTGTTCGGCCTGATGGATGTGCTGAATTTCGGCCACGGCGTGTTCATCGCGCTGGGGGCCTTCGTCGCCACCAGCGTGCTGGGGGGCATGGCCGACTGGACCGGCAGCGCATCGTTGGTGCAGAACCTGGTCGCGGTGTTCGCGGCCATGCTGGTCGCGATGGCCGTCGCCGGCGCGCTCGGCTACGCCTTCGAGCGCGTCGCGGTGCGGCCGGTCTACGGCCACCACCTGAAGCAGATCCTGATCACCATGGGCGGGATGATCATCGGCGAGGAGATCATCAAGGTGGTCTGGGGGCCGGAGCAGGTGGCGCTGCCCTTGCCGCAGGCCTTGCGCGGCGCCCTGCTGTTGGGCGACGCCGCGATCGAAAAGTACCGGGTGATGGCCGTGGCGATCGGCCTGGTGGTGCTGGGCGCGATGTTGTTCCTGCTCAACCGCACCAAGATCGGGCTGTTGATCCGCGCCGGCGTGCAAGACCGCGAGATGGTCGAAAGCCTGGGCTATCGCATCCGGCAGCTGTTCGTCGGCGTGTTTGTCGTCGGCTCCGGGCTGGCCGGGCTGGGCGGCGTGCTGTGGGGGCTCTACCAGCAGATGGTGGTGCCGCAGATGGGCGTGCAGATCAACAACCTGCTGTTCATCGTCATCATCATCGGCGGCCTCGGCTCGACGCTGGGCTGTTTCGTCGGTGCCTTGCTGGTCGGCCTGATGGCCAACTATGCCGGCTTTCTGGCCCCCAAGGTGGCGCTGTTCTCGAACATCGGTCTGATGGTCCTGATCCTGCTATGGCGCCCGCGGGGCTTGTACCCCGTCACCGGTCGTTGA
- a CDS encoding ABC transporter substrate-binding protein has protein sequence MSFKHWGGWALVLALTQALAGAAAAQVLIGQTAGFSGPVAAGVKETTDGARLYFDAVNERGGVYGQKIELVSLDDKFEPKLAAVNAQKLIVEQKVSAMFLTRGTPHTQAVAPLLAEHRVPLVGPSTGAVVLHDPVHPYIFNVRATYQREAERAVRHLSLIGIDRIAVVHVDDSFGADALAGAMRGFNAVSKQPVLVEKYDRSKPDFMLLVPRIVGANSQAVLFIGAAAALVDGTRALRTAGSRAQVVTLSNNASAGFIKQMGDLAHGTIVTQVFPYERSVAAPLVKEALDLVRSKGGTEVSPAMMEGFASAKVLVEALRRAGPQPSRDKIVAALHSLRKYDLGGMEISYTPADHSGLDYADLSIVDSNGRFRR, from the coding sequence ATGAGCTTCAAACACTGGGGAGGTTGGGCGCTGGTCCTGGCCCTCACGCAAGCCCTGGCCGGCGCGGCAGCGGCGCAGGTGTTGATCGGCCAGACCGCCGGGTTCTCGGGCCCGGTGGCGGCAGGCGTGAAAGAAACCACCGACGGCGCCCGGCTCTATTTCGACGCGGTCAACGAGCGCGGCGGCGTGTACGGCCAGAAGATCGAGCTGGTCTCGCTCGACGACAAGTTCGAGCCCAAGCTGGCCGCCGTCAATGCGCAGAAACTGATCGTCGAGCAGAAGGTCAGTGCGATGTTCCTGACCCGGGGCACCCCGCACACCCAGGCGGTGGCGCCCTTGCTGGCCGAACACCGGGTGCCGTTGGTCGGCCCATCGACCGGCGCCGTCGTGCTGCACGACCCGGTGCACCCCTACATCTTCAATGTGCGGGCCACCTACCAGCGCGAGGCCGAACGCGCGGTGCGGCACTTGAGCCTGATCGGCATCGACCGCATCGCGGTGGTGCATGTCGACGACTCTTTTGGCGCCGATGCGCTGGCGGGCGCGATGCGCGGCTTCAATGCGGTCAGCAAGCAGCCGGTGCTGGTGGAGAAATACGACCGCAGCAAGCCCGATTTCATGCTGCTCGTGCCCCGCATCGTCGGTGCCAACAGCCAGGCGGTGCTGTTCATCGGCGCGGCCGCAGCCCTCGTCGACGGCACCCGGGCGCTGCGCACCGCCGGCTCGCGCGCCCAGGTCGTGACGCTGTCCAACAACGCCTCGGCCGGCTTCATCAAGCAGATGGGCGACCTGGCGCACGGCACCATCGTGACGCAGGTGTTCCCGTATGAACGCTCGGTGGCCGCGCCTCTCGTCAAGGAGGCCCTCGACCTGGTGCGCAGCAAAGGCGGGACCGAAGTGTCGCCGGCCATGATGGAAGGCTTCGCCTCGGCCAAGGTGCTGGTCGAGGCCTTGCGGCGTGCCGGTCCCCAGCCGAGCCGCGACAAGATCGTCGCGGCGCTGCACAGCCTGAGGAAGTACGACCTGGGCGGCATGGAGATCAGCTACACGCCCGCGGACCACTCCGGCCTCGACTACGCCGACCTGTCCATCGTCGACTCGAACGGCCGCTTCCGGCGTTGA
- the uvrA gene encoding excinuclease ABC subunit UvrA has translation MSSGVIRIRGARQHNLKNLDLDLHTGELTVVTGPSGSGKSSLVFDTLYAEGQRRYVETFSAYARQFLDRMDRPAVDKVDGVPPAIAIDQTNPVRTSRSTVGTMTELNDHLKLLYARAAQLFDRQTGKPVREDTPESIYADLSERSAAAAPRLIVTFPVELPAHTSPEEVEQWLSASGFTRVQAEREVATPTGPRKVLDVVADRFRLPGTERARVIEALEVALKRGSGRVNVYALRDDAEPELWRYSAGLHSPDSEVRYSAPTPAMFSFNSAFGACETCRGFGRVIGVDWGLVIPDHRKTLRAGVIKPLQTPAWKECQDDLLKYAGEAGIPRDTAWSQLSPAQRDWVIEGSPHWSGNWNKQWYGIRRFFEYLESKAYKMHIRVLLSKYRSYTPCGDCGGARLKLESLLWRLGSKADADAVLPPEKRHLPVGAGWRREQLEALPGLGLHDLMMLSIERLKRFFDSLTLPSGLLDEALKLLLDEIRTRLRYLCDVGLGYLTLDRQSRTLSGGEVQRINLTTALGTSLVNTLFVLDEPSIGLHPRDMNRIVEAMHRLRDAGNTLVVVEHDPAVMLAADRVLDMGPGPGEKGGAIVFDGPPDALRQADTLTGAYLGARKHIGIGLRRVVNDSTPKLILEGVREHNLRNVSVEFPLQRLVCVTGVSGSGKSTLMQDVLFPALSRHYGKATETPGEHERLLNADWVADAVFVDQSPIGKTARSNPASYVGAFDEIRALFAAAPLAQQRGYGAGMFSFNAGDGRCPTCGGSGFEHVEMQFLSDVYLRCPDCDGKRYRAELLEVHIERQGAGGWRSLSVSDVLELTVSEAAELFKDDRAVLRVLQPLVDVGLEYVKLGQPVPTLSGGEAQRLKLAGFLAEAAKNATASRQAVAKKGTLFLFDEPTTGLHFDDIAKLMRAFRKLLDAGHSLIVIEHNLDVIRAADWIVDLGPDGGEQGGELVCTGTPDDVKAHPRSYTGQALREYEAALGLNGQRVEEGRPLQSLLRSRREAARATDEVIRIVNAREHNLKSMNVDIPRGKFSVVTGVSGSGKSTLAFDILFNEGQRRYLESLNAYARSIVQPAGRPEVDAVYGIPPTVAIEQRLSRGGRKSTVATTTEVYHFLRLLYVKLGVQHCIHDGAEVRPQTPESIAAQLMRDHKGQHVGLLAPLVVNRKGLYTDLAKWAKARGHTHLRVDGAFVPVDPWPKLDRFKEHTLELPVGDIVVSADNEAALRELLARTLELGKGVMHLLAPLDGLRAAMAAGTPTDGIGKVKVFSTKRACPVCGTSYPELDPRMFSYNSKHGWCMECVGTGVQLTREQRKAFDDTQRDDDNKGREQTFAEPEVEGVADQPCGTCLGARLNPVSLAIRFREESIAQIAARSVGDARGWVGSLQLDGREGAIARDLIAEIGSRLEFLEEVGLGYLTLDRAAPTLSGGEAQRIRLAAQLGSNLQGVCYVLDEPTIGLHPRDNNILLDALHKLGAQGNTLVVVEHDEDTIRRADHIIDIGPGAGKRGGRLIAQGRAEELALHADSLTGRFLARPLLHPLQPRREVADGAPALVVRGANLHNLRGVTVEVPLHRLVAVTGVSGSGKSTLARDVLLTNVQAIVANRGKGLPAFSGCSAIEGWERVDRVLEVDQTPIGKTPRSCPATYVGFWDTIRKLFAETLEAKARGYAPARFSFNTGDGRCPACEGQGMRTIEMSFLPDVKVGCDVCHGQRFNAETLAVTWRGKSIGDVLNMEVDEAVEFFASMPNISHPLQLLKDVGLGYLTLGQPSPTLSGGEAQRIKLVTELSKVRDDVTRRGQKAPHTLYVLDEPTVGLHMADVEKLIRVLHRLVDGGHSVVVIEHDLDVIAEADWIVDLGPEGGVHGGRVVVAGTPEAVVAAGSHTGGALRPVLARQG, from the coding sequence ATGAGCTCCGGTGTCATCCGCATCCGCGGCGCACGACAGCACAACCTGAAGAACCTCGATCTGGACCTCCACACCGGCGAACTGACGGTGGTGACGGGCCCGTCCGGCTCGGGCAAGTCCAGCCTGGTCTTCGACACGCTGTACGCAGAGGGGCAGCGGCGTTACGTCGAGACGTTCAGCGCCTACGCGCGCCAGTTCCTCGACCGCATGGACCGGCCGGCGGTCGACAAGGTCGACGGCGTGCCCCCCGCCATTGCGATCGACCAGACCAACCCGGTGCGCACCTCGCGCTCCACGGTCGGCACGATGACCGAGCTGAACGACCACCTGAAGTTGCTGTACGCGCGGGCGGCGCAGTTGTTCGACCGGCAGACCGGCAAGCCGGTGCGCGAAGACACCCCCGAATCGATCTACGCCGACCTGAGCGAGCGCAGCGCCGCCGCTGCACCGCGGCTGATCGTGACCTTTCCGGTCGAACTGCCGGCCCACACCTCGCCCGAAGAGGTCGAGCAGTGGCTGTCGGCGAGTGGCTTCACACGCGTGCAGGCCGAGCGCGAGGTCGCCACGCCGACCGGCCCGCGCAAGGTGCTCGACGTGGTGGCCGACCGCTTCCGCCTGCCCGGCACCGAACGCGCGCGTGTGATCGAAGCGCTGGAAGTCGCGCTCAAGCGCGGCAGCGGCCGCGTCAACGTCTATGCGCTGCGGGACGACGCCGAGCCCGAGCTGTGGCGCTATTCCGCCGGCCTGCACAGCCCCGACAGCGAGGTGCGCTACAGCGCGCCGACGCCGGCGATGTTCTCGTTCAACTCGGCCTTCGGCGCCTGTGAGACCTGCCGCGGTTTCGGCCGCGTGATCGGGGTCGACTGGGGGCTGGTGATCCCCGACCACCGCAAGACACTGCGGGCCGGCGTGATCAAGCCGCTGCAGACGCCGGCGTGGAAGGAATGCCAGGACGACCTGCTCAAGTACGCCGGCGAAGCCGGCATCCCGCGCGACACGGCCTGGAGCCAGCTCAGCCCGGCACAGCGCGACTGGGTGATCGAGGGCTCGCCGCACTGGAGCGGCAACTGGAACAAGCAGTGGTACGGCATCCGGCGCTTTTTCGAGTACCTCGAAAGCAAGGCGTACAAGATGCACATCCGGGTGCTGCTGTCCAAGTACCGCAGCTACACGCCCTGCGGCGACTGCGGGGGGGCCCGGCTGAAGCTCGAGTCGCTGCTGTGGCGGCTCGGCTCCAAGGCTGACGCCGACGCGGTGCTGCCGCCCGAAAAGCGTCACCTGCCGGTCGGCGCCGGCTGGCGCCGCGAGCAGCTCGAAGCGCTGCCCGGCCTGGGCCTGCACGATTTGATGATGCTGTCGATCGAGCGCCTGAAGCGCTTTTTCGACAGCCTCACCTTGCCCAGCGGTTTGCTCGACGAAGCGCTCAAGCTGCTGCTCGACGAGATCCGCACCCGGCTGCGCTACCTGTGCGACGTCGGCCTCGGCTACCTCACACTGGACCGGCAGAGCCGCACGCTGTCGGGCGGCGAGGTGCAGCGCATCAACCTGACCACCGCGCTCGGCACCTCGCTCGTCAACACGCTGTTCGTGCTCGACGAGCCGAGCATCGGCCTGCATCCGCGCGACATGAACCGTATCGTCGAAGCGATGCACCGCTTGCGCGACGCCGGCAACACGCTGGTGGTGGTCGAGCACGATCCGGCCGTGATGCTGGCTGCCGACCGGGTGCTGGACATGGGGCCCGGCCCCGGCGAGAAGGGCGGCGCGATCGTGTTCGACGGCCCGCCCGACGCCTTGCGCCAGGCCGACACCCTGACCGGCGCCTACCTGGGTGCGCGCAAACACATCGGCATCGGCCTGCGGCGGGTGGTCAACGACAGCACACCCAAGCTCATCCTCGAAGGCGTGCGCGAGCACAACCTGCGCAACGTCTCGGTGGAGTTCCCGCTGCAGCGTCTGGTGTGCGTGACCGGCGTCAGCGGCTCCGGCAAGTCGACGCTGATGCAGGACGTGCTGTTCCCGGCGCTGTCGCGCCACTACGGCAAGGCCACCGAAACGCCCGGCGAGCACGAGCGGTTGCTGAATGCCGACTGGGTGGCCGATGCGGTGTTCGTCGACCAGTCGCCGATCGGCAAGACGGCGCGCTCCAACCCGGCCAGCTACGTCGGCGCCTTCGACGAGATCCGCGCGCTGTTCGCGGCTGCCCCGCTGGCACAACAGCGCGGTTACGGCGCCGGCATGTTCAGCTTCAATGCCGGCGACGGCCGCTGCCCGACCTGCGGCGGCTCGGGTTTCGAGCACGTCGAGATGCAGTTTCTGAGCGACGTCTACCTGCGCTGCCCGGATTGCGACGGCAAGCGCTACCGCGCCGAGCTGCTCGAGGTGCACATCGAACGCCAGGGCGCCGGCGGCTGGCGCAGCCTGAGCGTGTCGGACGTGCTGGAGCTGACTGTCAGCGAGGCGGCCGAGCTGTTCAAGGACGACCGCGCGGTGCTGCGCGTGCTGCAGCCCTTGGTCGACGTCGGGCTGGAATACGTCAAGCTGGGCCAGCCGGTGCCCACGCTGAGCGGCGGCGAGGCGCAGCGGCTCAAGCTGGCGGGCTTTCTGGCGGAGGCGGCCAAGAACGCCACCGCGAGCCGCCAGGCGGTGGCCAAGAAGGGCACGCTGTTTTTGTTCGACGAGCCCACCACCGGGCTGCATTTCGACGACATCGCCAAGCTGATGCGGGCCTTCCGCAAGCTGCTCGACGCCGGCCACTCGCTGATCGTGATCGAGCACAACCTCGACGTGATCCGTGCCGCCGACTGGATCGTCGACCTGGGCCCGGACGGCGGGGAGCAGGGGGGCGAGCTGGTGTGCACCGGCACGCCCGACGACGTCAAGGCGCATCCGCGCTCGTACACCGGCCAGGCCTTGCGCGAATACGAGGCGGCACTGGGCCTGAACGGCCAGCGGGTGGAGGAGGGCCGGCCGCTGCAATCGCTGCTGCGCTCGCGCCGCGAAGCCGCCCGCGCGACCGACGAGGTGATCCGCATCGTCAACGCCCGCGAGCACAACCTCAAGTCGATGAACGTCGACATCCCGCGCGGCAAGTTCAGCGTGGTCACCGGCGTGTCGGGCTCGGGCAAGTCGACGCTGGCCTTCGACATCCTGTTCAACGAAGGGCAGCGGCGCTACCTGGAATCGCTCAACGCCTACGCCCGCAGCATCGTGCAGCCGGCCGGCCGCCCCGAGGTGGACGCGGTGTACGGCATCCCGCCCACCGTCGCGATCGAGCAGCGGCTGTCGCGCGGCGGGCGCAAGAGCACGGTGGCGACCACCACCGAGGTCTACCATTTCCTGCGCCTGCTCTATGTGAAGCTGGGCGTGCAGCATTGCATCCATGACGGCGCCGAGGTGCGCCCGCAGACGCCCGAATCGATCGCCGCGCAGCTGATGCGCGACCACAAGGGCCAGCACGTGGGCCTGCTGGCGCCGCTGGTGGTGAACCGCAAGGGCCTCTACACCGACCTGGCCAAATGGGCCAAGGCGCGCGGCCACACGCATTTGCGCGTCGACGGTGCGTTCGTGCCGGTCGACCCGTGGCCCAAGCTCGACCGTTTCAAGGAGCACACGCTCGAACTGCCGGTGGGCGACATCGTCGTCTCGGCCGACAACGAGGCAGCCTTGCGCGAGCTGCTGGCCCGCACGCTCGAACTCGGCAAGGGCGTGATGCATTTGCTCGCGCCGCTCGACGGGCTGCGCGCGGCGATGGCGGCGGGCACGCCCACGGACGGCATCGGCAAGGTCAAGGTGTTCTCGACCAAGCGCGCCTGTCCGGTGTGCGGCACCAGCTATCCCGAGCTGGACCCGCGCATGTTCTCGTACAACTCCAAGCACGGCTGGTGCATGGAATGTGTCGGCACCGGCGTGCAACTGACGCGCGAGCAGCGCAAGGCCTTCGACGACACCCAGCGCGACGACGACAACAAGGGCCGTGAACAGACCTTCGCCGAGCCCGAAGTCGAGGGTGTGGCCGATCAACCCTGCGGCACCTGTTTGGGCGCGCGGCTCAACCCGGTGTCGCTGGCGATCCGCTTCCGCGAGGAATCGATCGCACAGATCGCCGCGCGTTCGGTCGGCGATGCTCGCGGCTGGGTCGGATCGCTGCAGCTCGACGGGCGCGAAGGCGCGATCGCACGCGACCTGATCGCCGAGATCGGCAGCCGGCTCGAATTCCTCGAAGAGGTGGGGCTGGGCTATCTGACGCTCGACCGCGCCGCCCCCACACTGTCGGGCGGCGAGGCGCAGCGCATCCGACTCGCGGCCCAGCTCGGCTCTAATTTGCAGGGCGTGTGCTACGTGCTCGACGAGCCCACCATCGGGCTGCACCCGCGCGACAACAACATCCTCCTCGACGCGTTGCACAAGCTGGGCGCGCAGGGCAACACGCTGGTGGTGGTCGAGCACGACGAGGACACGATCCGCCGGGCCGACCACATCATCGACATCGGGCCGGGGGCCGGCAAGCGCGGGGGCCGATTGATCGCGCAAGGCCGGGCCGAAGAGCTGGCCCTGCATGCCGATTCGTTGACCGGCCGCTTCCTGGCGCGCCCGCTGCTGCACCCGCTGCAGCCGCGCCGCGAGGTCGCCGACGGCGCGCCCGCCTTGGTGGTGCGCGGGGCGAACCTGCACAACCTGCGCGGGGTCACGGTCGAGGTGCCGTTGCACCGGCTGGTGGCGGTCACCGGCGTCAGCGGTTCGGGCAAGTCGACGCTGGCGCGCGACGTGCTGCTGACCAATGTGCAGGCCATCGTCGCCAACCGTGGCAAAGGCCTGCCGGCCTTCAGCGGCTGCAGCGCGATCGAGGGCTGGGAGCGCGTCGACCGGGTGCTGGAGGTCGACCAGACGCCGATCGGCAAGACGCCGCGCTCCTGCCCGGCCACCTACGTCGGCTTCTGGGACACCATCCGCAAGCTGTTCGCCGAAACCCTCGAGGCCAAGGCGCGCGGGTACGCGCCGGCGCGCTTCTCGTTCAACACCGGCGACGGCCGCTGCCCGGCCTGCGAAGGGCAGGGCATGCGCACCATCGAGATGAGCTTCCTGCCCGATGTGAAGGTCGGCTGCGACGTCTGCCACGGCCAGCGCTTCAACGCCGAGACGCTGGCGGTGACCTGGCGCGGCAAGAGCATCGGCGACGTGCTCAACATGGAGGTCGACGAGGCGGTCGAGTTCTTCGCGTCCATGCCCAACATCTCGCACCCCTTGCAGCTGTTGAAGGACGTCGGGCTCGGCTACCTGACGCTGGGGCAGCCGTCACCGACGCTGAGCGGCGGCGAGGCGCAGCGGATCAAGCTGGTCACCGAGCTGAGCAAGGTGCGCGACGACGTGACGCGGCGCGGCCAGAAGGCGCCGCACACGCTGTACGTGCTCGACGAGCCCACCGTGGGCCTGCACATGGCCGACGTCGAAAAACTGATCCGCGTGCTGCACCGCCTGGTCGACGGCGGGCACAGCGTGGTGGTGATCGAGCACGACCTCGACGTCATTGCCGAGGCGGACTGGATCGTCGACCTCGGCCCTGAAGGCGGCGTGCACGGCGGACGGGTGGTGGTGGCGGGCACGCCGGAAGCGGTGGTGGCGGCCGGCAGCCACACCGGCGGCGCCTTGCGGCCGGTGCTGGCACGCCAGGGCTGA
- a CDS encoding alpha/beta fold hydrolase gives MSFTSRYLACEGREIHFTEWGAHHRETVVAWHGLARTARDMDEVAQHLCSRYRVICPDTLGRGLSQWSPEPEQEYQLSFYVKLATSLVDQLKLDRMFWLGTSMGGAIGMLAAGTTLRGRVQGLVLNDIGPQLAEPAIARIRDYAGQPPSFERVTELEDFLRTVYQPYGWMSDAQWRRMAETSTRRLPGGRVTTHYDPAIAMQFARHPRDYDLWPVYDSLDIPVLCLRGAESDLLLPEVAEAMQRRGPCATVVTVPGCGHAPALNVPAQWDLVSRFLYRCELVQRQTAA, from the coding sequence ATGAGTTTCACATCCCGCTATCTGGCGTGCGAAGGTCGCGAGATCCATTTCACCGAATGGGGGGCGCACCATCGAGAGACGGTGGTGGCGTGGCATGGCCTGGCCCGGACCGCGCGCGACATGGACGAGGTGGCCCAGCACCTGTGCAGCCGCTACCGTGTCATCTGCCCCGACACGCTGGGCCGCGGCCTGTCGCAATGGAGCCCCGAACCCGAGCAGGAGTACCAGCTGTCGTTCTACGTCAAGCTGGCGACCTCGCTGGTCGACCAGCTCAAGCTCGACCGCATGTTCTGGCTCGGCACGTCGATGGGCGGCGCGATCGGCATGCTGGCGGCGGGGACCACGCTGCGCGGGCGGGTGCAGGGGCTGGTGCTCAACGACATCGGGCCCCAGTTGGCCGAGCCGGCGATCGCCCGCATCCGCGACTACGCCGGCCAACCGCCGTCGTTCGAACGGGTCACCGAGTTGGAGGATTTCTTGCGGACGGTCTACCAGCCCTATGGCTGGATGTCGGACGCGCAATGGCGCCGCATGGCGGAAACCTCGACGCGGCGTTTGCCGGGCGGGCGCGTCACCACCCATTACGACCCGGCCATCGCGATGCAATTCGCCCGCCACCCCCGCGACTATGACCTGTGGCCGGTCTACGACAGCCTGGACATCCCGGTGCTGTGTTTGCGCGGCGCCGAGTCCGACCTGCTGCTGCCCGAGGTGGCCGAGGCGATGCAACGGCGCGGGCCCTGCGCGACGGTGGTCACGGTGCCCGGCTGCGGGCATGCGCCTGCGCTCAACGTGCCGGCACAGTGGGACTTGGTGAGCCGGTTTTTGTACCGGTGTGAGCTCGTGCAGCGGCAAACGGCGGCCTGA
- a CDS encoding branched-chain amino acid ABC transporter permease, producing the protein MSWRKLLSYDLPRSRWLALALVVIFFGLLLVPFLLPGSKSLNVAAKILIFIVLVASYDLLLGYTGIVSFAHTMFFGIGAYGVAIASHRFGDGWGALGVGIAAALLLSLVLSLVIGLFSLRVKAMFYAMITLAVASAFQTLASQLSDFTGGEDGLTFRVPEWLSPSFEPFESEVLGVLIDGRLISYYLLFAIATALVLLMLRIVNSPFGRVLQAIRENDFRAEAIGYRTVVYRTLSNVLAALFATLAGCMLAVWLRYNGPDTSLSFEIMLDILLIVVIGGMGTLYGAVVGSVLFVLTQNYLQDLMRLASGAVEGVPLLSQLVSPDRWLLWLGVLFVLCVYHFPTGIVGRLRERAALAPQPGTAAASASGPGEPQEECSAMS; encoded by the coding sequence ATGTCATGGCGCAAGCTGTTGTCCTACGACCTTCCCAGGAGCCGCTGGCTGGCCCTGGCGCTGGTCGTCATCTTCTTCGGCCTGCTGTTGGTGCCCTTCTTGTTGCCCGGCAGCAAGTCGCTCAACGTGGCGGCCAAGATCCTCATCTTCATCGTGCTGGTGGCGAGCTACGACCTGCTGTTGGGCTACACCGGCATCGTCAGTTTCGCCCACACGATGTTCTTCGGCATCGGCGCTTATGGTGTCGCGATCGCCTCGCACCGGTTCGGTGACGGATGGGGCGCGCTCGGCGTTGGCATCGCGGCGGCCTTGTTGTTGTCGCTGGTGCTGTCGCTCGTGATCGGGTTGTTCAGCCTGCGCGTCAAGGCGATGTTCTACGCGATGATCACGCTGGCTGTGGCATCCGCCTTCCAGACGCTCGCGTCCCAGCTGTCCGATTTCACCGGCGGCGAAGACGGGCTGACCTTCCGCGTGCCCGAATGGCTGAGCCCCAGTTTCGAGCCCTTCGAGAGCGAGGTGCTGGGGGTGTTGATCGACGGGCGGCTGATCAGCTATTACCTGCTGTTCGCCATCGCGACCGCCCTGGTGCTGCTGATGCTGCGCATCGTCAACTCACCCTTCGGGCGGGTGTTGCAAGCCATCCGAGAGAACGACTTCCGGGCCGAGGCGATCGGCTACCGCACCGTGGTGTACCGCACGCTCAGCAACGTGCTGGCGGCCTTGTTCGCGACGCTGGCGGGCTGCATGCTGGCCGTCTGGCTGCGCTACAACGGCCCGGACACCTCGCTCAGCTTCGAGATCATGCTCGACATCCTGCTGATCGTCGTGATCGGCGGCATGGGCACGCTCTACGGCGCGGTGGTCGGCAGCGTGCTGTTCGTGCTGACGCAGAACTATCTGCAAGACCTGATGCGCCTGGCGTCCGGCGCGGTCGAAGGTGTGCCGCTGCTGTCGCAACTGGTCTCGCCCGACCGCTGGCTGCTGTGGCTGGGCGTGCTGTTCGTGCTGTGTGTCTACCACTTCCCGACCGGCATCGTGGGCCGGCTGCGTGAGCGCGCCGCCCTTGCACCGCAGCCGGGCACGGCAGCGGCATCGGCATCGGGCCCGGGTGAACCCCAGGAAGAGTGCAGCGCCATGTCCTAG